In Channa argus isolate prfri chromosome 23, Channa argus male v1.0, whole genome shotgun sequence, the following are encoded in one genomic region:
- the mrpl39 gene encoding 39S ribosomal protein L39, mitochondrial, translated as MATRTLCQVLKRHFASAAAAVRTSAAKVRSHRNAIFSRELARQRALYPRIEKIEVSIQGPGLDGTLLIMNRGMSTPLSCARHLTDYHVANSALALVDGELWPLHQPLTHSCTLSLLTFKDSDPTRVNQAYWRSCSALLGQVLESAFKDDFTVELLSTPEVPVTTGAFCCDVVLDPQLDSWTPSAESLRSLTRGAQQLVQQDLIWEPLEVAPSVALEIFSHSRCKQEEVEQKAAQNPKGTVMLYRCGDHVLLSGGPLVARTGLCSQYEVTAVHILGQGAWGLHRRAQGLSLPLQLQAHHTVWRKLRQRAEKLVEMPRHEEVTPPSPTCTSLP; from the exons ATGGCGACCAGGACCTTGTGTCAAGTTCTTAAACGCC ATTTTGCATCTGCTGCAGCGGCTGTGCGCACATCAGCTGCCAAGGTCCGCAGCCATCGCAATGCCATCTTCTCCAGAGAGCTGGCCCGGCAGAGAGCTCTATACCCTCGCATTGAGAAGATTGAAGTGTCCATACAAGGTCCTGGGCTGGATGGTACCCTGCTCATCATGAACAGAGGGATGTCCACTCCACTGAGCTGTGCGAGAC ACCTGACAGACTATCATGTGGCCAACTCAGCTCTGGCCTTGGTGGATGGGGAACTGTGGCCTCTCCATCAGCCCCTCACCCATTCCTGCACACTTAGTCTCCTCACGTTTAAAGACAGTGATCCAACAAGGGTGAACCAG GCTTATTGGCGTTCATGTTCTGCCCTTCTGGGTCAGGTGCTGGAAAGTGCCTTCAAAGACGACTTTACTGTGGAGCTGCTCTCTACACCAGAGGTGCCAG TCACTACAGGAGCCTTCTGCTGTGATGTGGTGCTTGACCCTCAGCTGGATTCGTGGACTCCAtctgcg GAGTCATTGCGTTCTTTAACCCGAGGGGCCCAGCAGCTGGTGCAACAGGACCTGATTTGGGAACCTTTGGAGGTTGCCCCTTCTGTGGCACTGGAGATCTTCTCACACAGCAG GTGTAAACAGGAAGAAGTGGAACAGAAGGCTGCACAAAATCCCAAAGGCACAGTGATGCTTTACAG GTGTGGTGACCATGTGCTGCTGAGTGGGGGCCCTCTGGTGGCCAGAACAGGTTTGTGCTCCCAGTACGAGGTCACAGCCGTCCACATCCTGGGGCAGGGAGCCTGGGGCCTTCATCGCCGTGCACAGGGCCTCTCCCTTCCTTTGCAGCTGCAG GCTCACCACACAGTCTGGAGGAAACTGAGACAGCGGGCAGAGAAACTG gtgGAAATGCCAAGACATGAAGAAGTGACTCCACCCTCACCTACTTGTACATCTTTACCTTGA
- the LOC137108351 gene encoding ras-related protein Rap-2a-like, with translation MREYKVVVLGSGGVGKSALTVQFVTGTFIEKYDPTIEDFYRKEIEVDSSPSVLEILDTAGTEQFASMRDLYIRNGQGFILVYSLVNQQSFQDIKPMRDQIIRVKRYQQVPVVLVGNKVDLEEEREVSPSEGQALAEDWGCPFMETSAKSKTMVDELFAEIVRQMDFCPLPDRREACCPACSIQ, from the exons ATGAGAGAGTATAAGGTCGTGGTGCTGGGCAGTGGCGGGGTGGGGAAGTCCGCGTTGACGGTCCAGTTTGTCACCGGGACATTTATAGAGAAGTACGATCCGACCATTGAAGATTTCTACAGGAAGGAGATCGAGGTGGACTCCTCTCCGTCTGTGCTGGAGATCCTGGACACAGCCGGCACCGAGCAGTTCGCTTCAATGAGGGATCTGTACATCAGGAACGGCCAAGGCTTCATCCTGGTCTACAGTCTGGTGAACCAGCAAAGTTTTCAGGACATCAAACCCATGAGAGACCAGATCATCCGGGTCAAACG GTATCAACAGGTGCCAGTGGTGCTGGTGGGTAACAAAGTGGacctggaggaggagagggaagtGTCTCCCAGTGAGGGCCAGGCACTGGCTGAGGACTGGGGCTGCCCCTTTATGGAGACGTCGGCCAAGAGTAAGACCATGGTGGATGAGCTTTTTGCTGAGATTGTCAGGCAGATGGACTTCTGCCCTCTGCCAGACCGGAGGGAGGCCTGTTGCCCTGCCTGCAGCATACAGTAG